From Vicinamibacterales bacterium:
GCGCCGGCAGGGGCGCCGGTGCCCGGTTTCGCCGATCCAGCCGGATGCAGGCCGAATCTCAGGTTCCTGATGCCGCGGGGCCGGCGCGCGTCGCTGCTGAAGGCGCTACGGTCTCGACTGTCGACTCTCGACTGACTTTGGACCCTGGGCCCTCGACTGACTTTCGACCCTTGACTCTCGACTTTCGACTGCTAAGATGCCGTCGAGAGCAGTCATCATGAACGACACTCGGTCGGCGCGCAGGACGGCGGCAACTCCTTTCCACGAGTGGCCGCTCGTGGTGTTCACGACGCTCGCCATCGTCGGCGCGGGACTGCTGGCCACGCCGCTTCTGGCTGCACTGGCTGCAGGTACGCCCGCACCGGCGTTTGCGGCGCTACCGTGGGGTGCACTGCTTCTCGGCGCCGGCCTCGTGGTGTCGCTGGCGCATCTCGGAAGGCCGCTTCGCGCACCGCTCGCAGCGCGACGTCTCGGCCGCAGCCGCCTCAGTGCGGAAATCGTCCTGGCCAGCCTCACGCTCATCGTCGGCATCGTCGCGGCGAGCCTGCCGTACGTCTCGCCGTTGCTCGACCTCTCGGCCGCCGTGCTGGCGCTGGCGTTCCTCGCCTCGCTCGGCCTGGTTTACAACCTGCCCGGCCAGCAGACGTGGCGGGGCGCAGTGGTGTGGATGCCGCTCAGCGCCGGAATCGGATTCGGCGCTGTGACGCTGTGCGGCATGTGGGACGGTGCGATCGTCACCGTCGGTGGCATTGCGGCGATCGTGCTGGCGGCTGACACGGTCCTCTTCATCCTGAGGCGGTTCGCGCTCGTGTGGTCTTCCACTCCCATCGTGCCAGTGGATGCCGCACTGTTCGCCAACCGACAGTGGTTGCTCGCCGCGCGGTTCACCCTGGTGGACATCCTGCCGGGCCTGCTGCTGTTCGCCGACCTGCCCAGAGGCGCTGCCGGCCTGCTGGCCGTCGGCATCCTCCTCGACCGCCTGATGTTCTACGGCTTTGCCTCGCAGCAGACGACCGAGAGGGAGATTGCACAGGCGGAGGCGATGATCTGAGACGGCATTCACCTCACCAAACCAAGCACGTCACCGCGCCGGGCGTCGTCCTGCCTGCGATGAACCGCGACCAGTAGCCACAGTGGACCTGTCGCCGCGTTGCACGCTTTCCACCCGACCTGCACACTAATCGCTCGGCGCTCGACTCTGTCGGGCGCAGCGTGCGCGACAATTCCCTTCGGCAGCCGGCGACCGCCGCCTTGCCGCGGCACACCGAGGTTGCCGGCGCGACGGCGGAGGCGAGGAATCAGCCTTGCCCGACCGCGGCCGCCAGCGGCGAGGGTCACCATGTGCTGCACCGATCCCCTCATCTCCTGCCTCAAGGCGTTCGGCTACTCGATCGTCCGGATGCCCACGAGCGATCTCGAGCCGCTGCAGTTGATGCTGCGGTCCGGCCGCGCGCTCGAGCGTCTCGGCGGCCTCGATGCCGTCCTCCTGACGGGCCGGCACGCCCGCGTTCCGCGGATCACCCGAAACCGTCCAGCTGCCGCCGTCACGGGTCGTCGGACGGGACAGCTCGACGCCGGCGTCGGCCTGACATTGCTCGGCTCTGTCCTCGCGGCGATGGGCGGTTCCACCGTGGGTGTCGAGGCGGCGTACCGGTCGGCGCGGTCGGTGACGTTCGAATTCCAGGACGTCTCCGAGGATGCCATCGCGGTCGTGGACCTCGACCAGTACCTGGCCGACGCCCGCGTCAACCCGCGCGCGCACCACGTCGCCACGCTGCTCGACCGCGACGATCTCTATGTCACCACCGCCGTCGTGAAGAGCCCGGCGATCACCGTCAGGGCGCAGGATGACACCGGGATCGACCTGTCGGTGACGGTACCGGCTCTTCAGCAACTCATCGGGGGCCGCGTGACCATCAGTCCGGCGGACGCCCGGACATCCGCACTCACGTATGCGGGAGTCGTCCCGCTCGCGTTCGGCTTCCGGGCGGTCCGCCTCTTCTACGACCACGGCCGCTACGGCGCCTTCAAGCCGCTCGCGGCTGGCGAGGCGGCGCTTGGACGTGGCGACGCGGCGCCGGAGTGGTTGGTGGACGAGCGCCCGTTTGTGACCCTCGAAAATCGTCGCGACGAGGCACAAAAGCAGTTGTGATCCGGTCGCGCGTTCGCTAGACTGCAAAAGATCTGGCTGTCCAGACGCTCGTGCAGCGGGCGGCCGGTGGGGATGGTACCCGTGAAAGGTGACATGGAACCCCCAAGTTGCGGTGATTCACTAGTTGACTCGGCCCGGGTCCAGCGCGCCGTTGCGCCGGGCCACCGCTCGGAATCTGCCCTGAGACGTCGACCCTAGGTCCCCGCCCCAGGCACATTCCGACGCCGGGCCCCAAACCTGGCAGAAGGGAATGTGCCGATGATCGTCTCGATCTTCCAGCACAAGACCGTCCTCATTCGACTCGCGACCGATCCGCCGTCTAGACGCTCGCGTCTGACCCGAGGAGTCCGCTCATGAACCTTCGGAGGCGACGGCCGTGTTCTGGATCAGCAAAGCGTTTCACTACCTGAATCGATTCCGGCGAAGACTGCTCGTCTTCTTTGCCGTGCTCGGCCCGGGTATCGTCGTCATGGTGGCCGACAACGACGCCGGCGGCATCTCCACGTATGCCGTCACGGGGTCGAAGTTCGGCTTCTCGCTCCTGTTCATGTTCATCCTCCTGGTGCCGATGGCGTACTTCGTCCAGGAGATGACGGTGCGCCTGGGCGCTGTGACAAAGCGTGGCCACGCCGAGGCGATCTTCGAGGGCTTCGGCCCGTTCTGGGGCTGGTTCTCGCTCGCGGACCTCTTTGTCATCAACTGGCTGACGCTCGTCACCGAGTACATCGGCATGACCGCGGCGATGAGCCTGTTCGGCGTGCCGGCCTGGCTGACGGTCATCGTCGTCACGGGCATCCTGTTCGCGGTCGTGCTCTCGGGCGAGTATTGGACGTTCGAGAAGATCACGCTCTTCTTCTGTCTGTTCAACCTGGTGTACATCCCGGCGGCGATCTGGACGATGGAAACGCCCACCGCGCCAGCCTGGAGCAAGGTGCTCGAGGGATTCTACCGGCCGAATCTCACGTTCTCGACGGAGTTGCTGTTCATCCTGATGGCGAACATCGGGACCACGATTGCGCCGTGGCAGATCTTCTTCCAGCAGAGCGCCGTCGTGGACAAGGGGATCGAAGTCAAGGACATCGGGTTCGGGAAGTGGGACACGCTGGTCGGCGCGATTCTCACGTGCGCCGTCGCGGTCTTCATCATCATCGCGACCGGAGCGGCCTTCTACTACCACCACCCGGCGATCGTCATCGAGGACGCGCGGCAGACGGCCGAGGCGCTGGCGCCGCTCCTGCCGGCGGGCGAAGGCAGATGGGCCCGGACGCTGTTTGCGATCGGCCTGTTCGACGCCGGATTCCTCGGCGCACTGTGCATTTCGCTCTCGACGTCGTGGGCCGTCGGCGAGGTGTTCGGCTGGGCGCACTCGCTGAACAACAGCGTGCGCGACGCGCCCTGGTTCTACATGCTCTACCTGCTGATCCTGCTGACGTCCGGAGCCGTCGTGCTCATCCCGAAGGCACCGCTCGTCACGATCACGATGTTCGTCCAGGTGGTGGCGGTCACGCTGCTGCCGTCCGCCCTCGTGTTCCTGCTGCTGCTGTTGAACGACAAGGATCACATGGGGGAGCAGGTCAACACCCGTTGGCAGAATTTCGCCAACGGCACCATCGTCGTCATCGTC
This genomic window contains:
- a CDS encoding DmsC/YnfH family molybdoenzyme membrane anchor subunit, translated to MNDTRSARRTAATPFHEWPLVVFTTLAIVGAGLLATPLLAALAAGTPAPAFAALPWGALLLGAGLVVSLAHLGRPLRAPLAARRLGRSRLSAEIVLASLTLIVGIVAASLPYVSPLLDLSAAVLALAFLASLGLVYNLPGQQTWRGAVVWMPLSAGIGFGAVTLCGMWDGAIVTVGGIAAIVLAADTVLFILRRFALVWSSTPIVPVDAALFANRQWLLAARFTLVDILPGLLLFADLPRGAAGLLAVGILLDRLMFYGFASQQTTEREIAQAEAMI
- a CDS encoding NRAMP family divalent metal transporter, whose amino-acid sequence is MFWISKAFHYLNRFRRRLLVFFAVLGPGIVVMVADNDAGGISTYAVTGSKFGFSLLFMFILLVPMAYFVQEMTVRLGAVTKRGHAEAIFEGFGPFWGWFSLADLFVINWLTLVTEYIGMTAAMSLFGVPAWLTVIVVTGILFAVVLSGEYWTFEKITLFFCLFNLVYIPAAIWTMETPTAPAWSKVLEGFYRPNLTFSTELLFILMANIGTTIAPWQIFFQQSAVVDKGIEVKDIGFGKWDTLVGAILTCAVAVFIIIATGAAFYYHHPAIVIEDARQTAEALAPLLPAGEGRWARTLFAIGLFDAGFLGALCISLSTSWAVGEVFGWAHSLNNSVRDAPWFYMLYLLILLTSGAVVLIPKAPLVTITMFVQVVAVTLLPSALVFLLLLLNDKDHMGEQVNTRWQNFANGTIVVIVVLMSTVLGITTLFPTLFG